A single Cryomorphaceae bacterium DNA region contains:
- a CDS encoding T9SS type A sorting domain-containing protein — translation MTTALRHSVLSAFVLCFALFSNAQNALNFDGTDDYVQTSYPGVSGTANRTFEAWVYVQNSASSNMCILDYGLNAVGSRNTFSVGPGDKLVYISGGTNANISSPNGTFPIAQWNHVAFVLENGVGYLYVNGTQVGTGSLTTVNTPTGQANMTIGERVMGGSIPFSGIIDEVRIWNYARTASEIMGSMNAEFCQIPVGLEVYYKANSGVASGSNAGVTTLVDDASGSFDGTLTNFALSGSTSNWVLGSGISSGNTTVSFQESACNQYVAPSGAVFDTTGIYTDIIPNAAGCDSVMTIDVDITEVNVDVTENGDQTLTANQGGAFYQWLSCTQGFAPVSGATSQTFVPTQIGQYAVEITYNGCVDTSNCYNITSIGLTEFGQELLEVFPNPAVGRLHLQATQNGRVSIFDATGKLVYKSLDRGLTHEIDLEDWAPGNYVLRFKTASGVHTRSVQVR, via the coding sequence ATGACTACTGCCCTTCGACATAGCGTGTTGAGCGCTTTTGTTTTGTGTTTTGCCCTATTCTCTAATGCTCAAAACGCACTGAATTTTGATGGGACCGACGATTATGTTCAAACCTCTTATCCCGGCGTTTCAGGCACTGCGAACAGGACCTTTGAAGCTTGGGTCTACGTGCAAAACTCTGCCTCGTCCAATATGTGTATTCTGGACTACGGATTGAATGCCGTGGGTTCTAGAAATACATTTTCTGTGGGCCCTGGTGATAAGCTTGTCTACATTTCTGGTGGAACCAACGCCAATATTTCATCACCTAACGGAACCTTTCCCATCGCTCAATGGAATCATGTGGCTTTTGTCCTAGAGAATGGAGTAGGGTACCTCTATGTCAATGGGACTCAGGTTGGAACGGGGTCTTTGACTACGGTAAACACGCCTACAGGACAAGCCAATATGACCATTGGAGAGCGTGTAATGGGCGGCAGTATCCCATTTAGTGGAATTATTGATGAGGTTCGGATTTGGAACTATGCTCGTACCGCATCAGAGATTATGGGAAGTATGAACGCCGAGTTTTGTCAAATCCCCGTGGGACTAGAGGTATACTATAAAGCTAATTCTGGAGTAGCCTCTGGCAGTAACGCTGGTGTAACGACTCTTGTCGATGATGCCTCTGGGAGTTTCGACGGAACGCTGACCAATTTTGCTTTGAGTGGGTCTACATCGAACTGGGTGCTGGGTTCAGGAATAAGTTCTGGCAATACAACGGTTTCCTTTCAGGAATCTGCATGCAACCAGTACGTCGCTCCAAGTGGGGCGGTCTTTGACACTACGGGAATCTATACGGACATCATTCCCAACGCGGCTGGTTGTGATTCCGTGATGACTATTGACGTGGATATTACCGAAGTAAACGTAGATGTGACCGAGAATGGCGACCAAACCCTTACGGCAAACCAAGGGGGTGCCTTCTATCAATGGTTGAGCTGTACTCAGGGGTTTGCACCCGTATCCGGTGCAACCAGTCAGACTTTTGTGCCCACCCAGATTGGTCAATATGCTGTGGAGATTACCTACAACGGTTGTGTGGATACCTCGAATTGCTACAACATTACCAGCATCGGTTTAACGGAGTTCGGTCAGGAACTGCTCGAGGTATTCCCGAATCCGGCCGTAGGCCGTCTTCATCTTCAAGCAACGCAAAACGGAAGGGTATCGATCTTTGACGCTACTGGAAAATTAGTCTACAAAAGCCTAGATCGAGGGTTGACTCATGAAATCGATTTAGAGGATTGGGCTCCTGGAAATTATGTCCTGCGTTTCAAGACCGCTTCAGGGGTCCACACCAGATCCGTACAGGTGCGATGA
- a CDS encoding glycosyl hydrolase 53 family protein, which yields MKPLGIIFAAILLISCGKEDPDPSPSTSLSYRGLDASLVPHIEGRGVQYKNGDGQNEDFLQIISAAGMNTVRLRLWYDPIDSRSSWDEVLAFSNQIKSEGLKLWLTVHYSDTWADPAHQNPPAAWEGLSIEEMEDSVFNYTARIAQEMQPDIIQIGNEVNNGFLHPLGHRWNSPEGFHRLFESGSAAVRSVDPDIKVMLQFAGYRGLESMLLETDSLDYDMVGLSYYPMWHGKSLDSLSLALASISEEHERTSLLAEFSYPFTLDWADWTNNIVGLESQLLPDYPATPSGQERYVQDLVALLKSTESVGICYWGGEYIAFDGPQSTEGSPYENQALFDFNFAAQPALEVFD from the coding sequence ATGAAGCCGCTCGGGATCATATTCGCCGCTATTCTTCTCATTTCTTGTGGAAAGGAAGATCCTGATCCATCGCCTAGCACTTCTTTGTCTTATCGCGGTCTAGATGCCTCGCTTGTGCCGCATATTGAGGGAAGAGGCGTTCAATACAAAAATGGAGACGGTCAAAATGAAGACTTTCTTCAGATTATTTCCGCAGCGGGTATGAATACGGTGCGATTGCGGTTGTGGTATGATCCCATTGATTCCCGATCAAGTTGGGATGAGGTATTGGCATTTTCGAATCAAATCAAATCCGAGGGCCTCAAGCTTTGGTTGACCGTTCACTACAGCGATACCTGGGCGGATCCAGCTCATCAAAACCCGCCCGCTGCATGGGAGGGCCTCTCCATCGAAGAGATGGAGGATAGTGTCTTCAATTATACCGCCCGCATTGCACAAGAAATGCAGCCGGATATCATTCAAATTGGGAACGAGGTCAACAATGGTTTTCTTCATCCACTGGGGCATCGATGGAACTCGCCGGAGGGCTTTCATAGGTTGTTTGAGTCTGGTTCCGCAGCAGTTCGATCCGTAGACCCGGATATTAAAGTGATGCTGCAGTTTGCCGGATATCGAGGTTTGGAATCCATGCTTCTTGAAACAGATTCCCTGGACTACGATATGGTTGGTCTGTCCTATTATCCCATGTGGCACGGGAAAAGCCTTGATTCACTTTCTTTGGCCCTCGCTTCCATCTCCGAGGAACATGAGAGAACAAGTCTGCTTGCGGAATTCTCCTACCCCTTCACCCTAGATTGGGCCGATTGGACCAATAATATCGTAGGTCTGGAAAGTCAGCTCTTACCGGACTATCCAGCGACACCTTCGGGACAAGAGCGCTACGTCCAAGACCTAGTGGCTTTGTTGAAGTCCACGGAGTCTGTGGGTATCTGTTATTGGGGAGGCGAGTATATCGCTTTTGACGGACCGCAATCTACGGAAGGCTCTCCGTACGAAAACCAAGCACTTTTTGACTTTAACTTTGCAGCGCAGCCCGCGCTCGAAGTCTTTGATTAA
- a CDS encoding PIG-L family deacetylase produces the protein MKEVNRILVLAPHPDDGEFGAGGSLKRWTEEGKDVHYVAFSPCLKSLPEGSEPDRLYHELLKATGILGLNPNNVRVLDFPVREFPANRQLILDTLLGLKKEINPDLVLMPNSHDVHQDHQVIHREGIRAFKHASLIGYELPWNNLTVINNFHVTLDRNHIDAKMRALHEYSSQKGRPYMNDEFFFGLAKTRGIQVNTDYAEAFELIRYVV, from the coding sequence ATGAAAGAAGTGAACAGGATTTTGGTTTTAGCTCCTCATCCCGATGACGGAGAGTTTGGGGCAGGAGGAAGCTTGAAGCGGTGGACAGAAGAAGGAAAGGATGTGCACTATGTAGCCTTTTCACCCTGTTTGAAGAGTTTACCTGAAGGATCCGAACCAGACCGGTTGTATCATGAGCTGTTGAAGGCTACAGGAATCTTGGGATTGAATCCCAATAACGTTCGCGTTTTAGACTTTCCGGTGCGCGAATTTCCAGCGAATCGACAGTTGATTCTCGACACCCTACTTGGACTTAAGAAAGAGATCAATCCAGACCTCGTTTTGATGCCGAATAGCCACGATGTTCATCAGGACCACCAGGTCATTCACCGAGAAGGTATCCGCGCATTCAAACATGCCTCCTTGATTGGGTATGAGCTCCCATGGAACAACTTGACGGTCATCAATAACTTTCACGTCACCTTGGATCGAAACCACATCGATGCTAAGATGAGGGCTTTACACGAATACAGCTCGCAGAAAGGACGGCCTTATATGAACGATGAATTCTTTTTCGGACTGGCCAAAACCCGTGGTATTCAAGTCAATACCGATTATGCCGAAGCGTTCGAACTGATTCGATACGTCGTTTAA
- a CDS encoding N-acetyltransferase, which translates to MTNEYFAHETAVVDEGASIGKGSKIWHFSHIMPGAVLGDGCNIGQNVVISPDVVLGKNCKVQNNVSIYTGVTCDDDVFMGPSMVFTNIVNPRSAVVRRGQYARTHVGRGASIGANATIVCGHDIGPFAFIGAGAVVTKTIPAYALVVGNPARQVGWMSEYGHRLEFDEAGRAQCEESKEWYNLEDGIVKKEAV; encoded by the coding sequence ATGACGAACGAGTATTTTGCGCACGAAACGGCAGTTGTGGATGAAGGCGCGAGCATCGGAAAAGGCAGCAAGATTTGGCACTTTAGCCACATCATGCCTGGAGCTGTGCTTGGAGACGGATGTAATATTGGTCAAAACGTGGTGATTAGTCCCGATGTAGTCTTAGGAAAGAACTGCAAGGTTCAAAACAACGTCTCTATTTACACCGGAGTGACCTGTGACGATGATGTATTCATGGGCCCAAGCATGGTGTTTACCAACATTGTTAACCCGCGAAGTGCCGTCGTTCGTCGAGGCCAGTATGCGCGAACGCATGTGGGACGAGGAGCCAGTATTGGGGCGAATGCAACGATTGTTTGTGGTCATGACATTGGTCCATTTGCCTTCATAGGAGCAGGTGCTGTAGTGACCAAAACAATTCCGGCCTATGCTCTTGTAGTGGGGAACCCTGCGCGTCAAGTAGGATGGATGAGCGAATATGGTCATCGGCTCGAGTTTGATGAAGCGGGTCGCGCTCAGTGTGAGGAAAGTAAGGAGTGGTACAACCTAGAAGACGGGATCGTAAAAAAAGAAGCAGTATAA
- a CDS encoding Gfo/Idh/MocA family oxidoreductase: MVLIEREKIHFAVVGAGHIGKRHCTMIMRNPEAELVGISDVKAKEELGLDDFGDIPFFQSVDDLLTADLDIDVVVISSPNGLHAEQAMKALDAKKHVVIEKPMALSKQDAEKVIYKALHVSRHVFGVMQNRYSPPSAWIKEMIEEGRLGDIYMVQVNCYWNRDERYYGRDTWHGDKKLDGGTLFTQFSHFIDIMYWLFGDIENIQGQFADFNHADLTDFEDSGMVQFEFVNGGMGCINYSTSVWNQNLESSLTVIGEKGSVKIGGQYMNEVEVCNVQDYEMPELPPANPANDYGAYKGSAANHVYITENVVDTLKGRTSITTNALEGLKVVDIIERIYASMKH, encoded by the coding sequence ATGGTATTGATTGAACGAGAGAAAATCCACTTTGCGGTTGTAGGCGCCGGGCATATCGGAAAACGGCATTGCACCATGATCATGCGTAATCCAGAGGCCGAATTGGTTGGTATTTCGGATGTGAAGGCTAAGGAAGAGCTTGGGTTAGATGATTTCGGTGACATCCCGTTCTTTCAATCCGTAGATGATTTGTTGACTGCTGATTTGGATATTGACGTTGTTGTAATCTCGAGTCCAAACGGCCTACATGCGGAACAGGCAATGAAGGCCCTTGATGCTAAGAAGCACGTGGTCATTGAAAAGCCCATGGCTCTTTCCAAGCAGGATGCGGAAAAAGTCATTTACAAGGCCTTGCACGTTTCGCGACACGTCTTCGGAGTAATGCAAAACCGCTATTCTCCGCCAAGTGCTTGGATCAAAGAGATGATTGAAGAAGGCAGGCTAGGCGACATATACATGGTTCAAGTGAACTGCTACTGGAACCGTGACGAACGCTATTATGGTCGGGATACCTGGCATGGTGACAAGAAGCTCGATGGTGGAACGCTCTTTACTCAATTCTCACACTTCATAGACATTATGTATTGGCTCTTTGGAGATATTGAAAACATCCAAGGCCAATTTGCTGACTTCAACCACGCCGACTTAACCGATTTTGAGGACAGCGGAATGGTCCAGTTCGAGTTTGTCAATGGTGGAATGGGCTGTATCAACTACAGCACGTCGGTTTGGAACCAAAACCTAGAGAGTTCCTTGACCGTGATTGGAGAAAAAGGAAGCGTGAAGATTGGTGGCCAATACATGAACGAGGTAGAGGTGTGTAATGTACAGGACTACGAGATGCCTGAATTACCACCGGCCAATCCTGCCAATGATTATGGAGCCTACAAGGGTTCAGCCGCAAACCATGTCTATATTACTGAGAATGTCGTCGACACTTTGAAAGGGAGAACCAGCATTACGACAAATGCCCTGGAAGGACTGAAGGTCGTCGACATTATCGAGCGTATTTACGCGTCGATGAAGCACTGA
- a CDS encoding diaminopimelate decarboxylase gives MKRHAASDYEQLFQRVLRDRVDSEDTALFFYDTRILQDRVQRVQQAFPPKTRHAVAVKSNPVTAVLRSCYAAGLQAEAASLGEYHQARRIPGFGHIVYDSPAKTPEELAEVADNPRVTINLDDLDELKDLPKSIRARIGLRINPLVGSSADASMSVGGQYSKFGASIEQREAILGAFQQNPILSGLHVHTSSQSSDYDKMVEGIRVVLDLMNEIQSHTGRRLEWIDIGGGFPVDYGTENSHEIEKYGSMLRERCPELWEGTFEVITEFGRYYHAHAGFSLARVQGVKRFEDHQVLITHLGADTFVRESYNREKWPHQFFILNDRGSLKKGPRITTDLGGPLCFGGDFYGKEIELPQAEKGDWVVIADTGANSYSLWSHHCSRPFPKLFLVTRGGRVTVGKQRQDIMDAARFWD, from the coding sequence TTGAAACGGCACGCTGCATCGGACTACGAGCAGCTGTTTCAACGAGTGCTCCGTGACCGGGTAGATTCGGAAGACACTGCCCTTTTCTTTTACGATACACGAATTCTTCAGGATCGCGTTCAGCGTGTCCAGCAGGCATTCCCGCCGAAAACCAGGCATGCTGTTGCCGTTAAATCAAACCCAGTAACAGCGGTTCTTCGATCGTGCTACGCTGCGGGATTACAAGCAGAAGCTGCCAGTTTAGGGGAATATCATCAAGCCCGTCGTATCCCTGGCTTTGGTCACATTGTATACGACTCCCCGGCTAAAACGCCCGAAGAATTAGCAGAAGTGGCCGACAATCCCCGAGTCACCATTAACCTCGATGACTTGGATGAGCTCAAAGATCTTCCAAAGAGCATCCGCGCACGGATTGGTCTGCGAATAAATCCGCTGGTTGGCAGTTCGGCAGATGCCAGTATGAGCGTGGGTGGACAGTATTCAAAATTTGGCGCTTCGATTGAACAACGTGAGGCGATATTAGGTGCTTTTCAGCAAAACCCTATCCTTTCCGGATTACACGTCCACACTAGTTCACAGTCTTCAGACTACGACAAAATGGTCGAGGGAATTCGAGTGGTTTTAGACCTTATGAATGAAATTCAAAGTCACACCGGTCGCAGACTTGAGTGGATCGATATCGGCGGAGGCTTTCCCGTAGATTACGGGACAGAGAACTCCCATGAAATCGAAAAATACGGGTCCATGCTCCGCGAAAGGTGTCCTGAACTTTGGGAAGGCACCTTCGAAGTCATCACCGAATTTGGAAGGTACTACCATGCCCATGCCGGTTTCTCCCTTGCGCGCGTTCAAGGAGTCAAAAGATTTGAGGATCACCAAGTGCTCATCACCCATTTAGGGGCCGATACATTTGTGCGCGAATCGTATAATCGCGAAAAATGGCCCCATCAGTTCTTCATTTTAAACGACCGAGGGAGCCTAAAAAAAGGCCCTAGAATAACTACGGACTTGGGTGGTCCACTATGTTTCGGCGGCGATTTCTACGGCAAGGAAATTGAGTTACCGCAAGCAGAGAAGGGTGATTGGGTAGTCATAGCAGATACAGGAGCCAACAGCTACAGCTTATGGAGTCATCACTGTTCGCGCCCCTTTCCAAAGCTGTTCCTAGTTACCCGCGGTGGAAGAGTCACTGTTGGCAAGCAACGACAAGACATTATGGACGCGGCCCGATTCTGGGATTAA
- a CDS encoding GNAT family N-acetyltransferase produces MPKPIFLENWWIKALLAEALCEVRWEKGGVQAYWPMESRSKVGLKILNTPDLAPYLGPWFDFPKDVGTAKRETYLKEGVEALMAQLPDHDVLLARLHPEFEYFLPFVWQGCQLSPRVTYRLPAELDLDGVTQGFRSNVKRNLKKAESAIQLRPGSTVDALWDLSLKTFDRQGEKPHFDRDDLHRIHKVCLEHHSVNLIEAVDDQGRVHSAAMFLKDAQRVYYYKGGSDPELRESEAFSAVLYEGIRWSRELGLEFDFEGSMIEPVERFFRSWGAQRTVYYELRRFRNSKVKGLYFLKNPDRF; encoded by the coding sequence ATGCCGAAACCGATATTTTTAGAAAACTGGTGGATTAAAGCCCTGTTGGCAGAGGCTTTGTGCGAAGTCCGTTGGGAAAAAGGAGGGGTTCAGGCCTACTGGCCGATGGAATCGAGGTCCAAGGTCGGATTGAAGATTCTGAACACTCCTGATCTAGCTCCTTATTTAGGGCCTTGGTTTGATTTTCCAAAAGATGTTGGAACGGCCAAGCGCGAGACTTATTTAAAGGAAGGCGTTGAAGCCTTGATGGCACAACTGCCCGATCACGATGTGCTTTTAGCACGATTACACCCGGAATTCGAGTACTTCTTGCCGTTTGTTTGGCAAGGCTGTCAACTAAGTCCTCGAGTGACGTATCGATTGCCTGCCGAATTGGATTTGGACGGAGTGACCCAGGGATTTCGATCCAATGTAAAGAGGAATCTAAAAAAGGCCGAATCCGCGATTCAATTACGGCCAGGGTCTACGGTAGATGCCCTATGGGACTTAAGCCTCAAGACTTTTGACCGGCAAGGAGAAAAACCACATTTTGACCGCGATGATCTGCATCGAATCCATAAAGTCTGTTTAGAACACCATTCAGTCAATCTGATCGAGGCGGTGGATGATCAAGGACGTGTGCACAGCGCTGCGATGTTCCTAAAGGATGCGCAGCGAGTATACTATTATAAGGGGGGCTCAGATCCAGAATTACGCGAAAGCGAGGCCTTTAGTGCCGTGCTTTACGAGGGAATACGTTGGTCGAGGGAGCTGGGCCTGGAGTTTGATTTCGAAGGGAGTATGATTGAACCGGTGGAGCGATTCTTCCGATCTTGGGGTGCTCAGCGAACCGTATATTATGAATTACGTCGCTTCCGAAACAGTAAGGTCAAAGGCCTGTACTTTTTGAAGAATCCTGATCGATTCTAG
- a CDS encoding DUF2147 domain-containing protein → MKKRLLVLLLCASGAMPSFAQQADDILGTWFTADNDSKVEITKKDGAYIGQIIWLSDPFEEDGKTPLIDDKNPNKELRNQPIQGMILMTGLKWKNGEWDDGDIYDPESGNTYSAMATMPDKNTIKLRGYMGFSLLGRTTTWVRAK, encoded by the coding sequence ATGAAAAAAAGACTCCTTGTCCTGCTGCTTTGCGCCTCCGGCGCGATGCCTTCTTTTGCCCAGCAAGCAGACGACATTCTCGGCACCTGGTTTACTGCAGATAACGATTCCAAAGTCGAAATCACAAAAAAAGATGGCGCCTACATCGGTCAGATCATTTGGCTCAGCGACCCCTTCGAAGAAGACGGAAAGACCCCTTTGATCGATGACAAGAACCCCAATAAAGAGCTTCGTAACCAACCCATTCAAGGGATGATTCTTATGACCGGGCTGAAATGGAAAAACGGGGAATGGGACGATGGCGACATTTACGACCCAGAATCCGGAAACACCTACAGCGCCATGGCCACCATGCCGGACAAGAACACCATCAAGCTGCGCGGTTATATGGGTTTCTCCTTACTCGGTCGCACCACCACTTGGGTCCGAGCCAAGTAG
- a CDS encoding YihY/virulence factor BrkB family protein — translation MIDRLLRQFWYSSPMMALRRLLQRIYVPGFGGVDLYQVLKFFATGLIEGYLTTRAASISFSFFLAIFPFTIFLLTIIAYIPIDNFQMELIELLEQVVPPNTWVAIDKTLTDIIQIRRGGLLSLGFVLALFFANNGVNAILTSFNATFHSIEIRTFFSQLRASIALTVVLSVLFITSVTLVIFSETIINRLEVLEIVSRFESQLLGFAQFIVVIALIFFSVTLLYYYGPANRKEQRFFSPGAILTTLLLWLTSFGFAAYVNGFASYNQIYGSIGTLIIILLWIYLNSIVLLLGFELNASIVHARKTSSHEIELQHVRLSRQNKDES, via the coding sequence ATGATCGATCGTCTACTTCGTCAATTCTGGTATTCCTCTCCCATGATGGCCTTGCGCCGATTGTTGCAGCGTATATATGTCCCCGGGTTTGGCGGAGTTGACCTCTATCAGGTTCTAAAATTCTTCGCAACCGGACTCATCGAAGGATACCTGACCACCCGTGCAGCCAGCATTAGCTTCAGCTTCTTTCTGGCCATTTTCCCCTTTACGATCTTCTTGCTGACCATCATTGCCTACATCCCTATCGACAACTTTCAGATGGAGCTCATTGAGCTGCTCGAGCAGGTCGTCCCTCCAAACACTTGGGTGGCCATCGACAAGACCCTTACAGACATTATTCAAATCCGAAGAGGAGGCCTTCTTTCACTTGGTTTCGTCTTGGCCCTATTCTTCGCCAACAATGGAGTGAATGCCATTCTAACCTCCTTCAACGCCACCTTTCACAGCATCGAAATCCGCACCTTCTTCAGCCAACTACGAGCGTCAATTGCTTTGACCGTAGTCCTTTCCGTACTGTTCATTACGTCCGTCACCCTCGTAATCTTCAGCGAAACCATCATCAATCGCCTCGAGGTCCTCGAAATCGTATCACGTTTTGAAAGCCAGCTATTGGGCTTCGCACAATTCATCGTGGTCATCGCCCTCATCTTCTTCAGCGTGACGTTGCTGTACTATTACGGTCCAGCGAACCGCAAAGAACAGCGATTCTTCTCCCCTGGAGCCATTCTAACGACCCTGCTGCTCTGGCTCACCTCTTTCGGATTCGCCGCCTATGTCAACGGCTTTGCCAGCTACAATCAAATCTACGGCTCCATCGGAACGCTCATCATCATCCTACTTTGGATCTACCTCAACTCCATCGTCTTACTCCTCGGCTTTGAACTCAATGCGAGCATTGTCCATGCCCGTAAAACATCGAGTCACGAAATCGAGTTACAACATGTACGGCTCTCCCGCCAAAACAAAGACGAATCATGA
- the nadC gene encoding carboxylating nicotinate-nucleotide diphosphorylase produces the protein MIALEDHRDELLDFIDRSLREDVGDGDHSTLACIPAEATGTAQLLCKQEGVIAGLPLAELIFQRVDPNCRVEYFLKDGDRIQSGDVAFKVTGPSQALLTGERLTLNLLQRMSAVATKTRSYQDLLQGLSTRVLDTRKTTPGLRLLEKYSVVVGGGENHRYGLYDMVMLKDNHLDFAGGIAPAIAKTKAYLAEKGKDLKIEVEARDLEEVKAILSVGGVDRIMLDNFTYADTREAVALIGDTCETESSGGITHETIREYAECGVDFISVGALTHSVHNLDMSLKAVE, from the coding sequence ATGATAGCGCTCGAGGACCATCGCGATGAACTACTGGATTTCATAGACCGCTCCCTACGGGAGGATGTTGGAGACGGCGACCACAGCACCCTCGCGTGCATTCCGGCGGAAGCCACCGGTACCGCTCAGCTTCTGTGCAAGCAGGAAGGAGTTATTGCTGGACTGCCCCTTGCCGAACTGATTTTTCAGCGAGTTGACCCAAATTGCCGGGTAGAATACTTCTTAAAGGACGGTGACCGCATACAATCAGGCGATGTGGCTTTTAAAGTCACAGGCCCATCTCAGGCACTATTGACGGGAGAGCGACTAACCCTTAATCTCCTACAGCGAATGAGCGCGGTGGCTACAAAAACGCGCAGCTACCAAGATCTACTCCAAGGTCTTTCCACCCGCGTTCTGGATACACGAAAGACAACTCCGGGCCTGCGCCTTCTTGAAAAATACAGTGTAGTGGTTGGCGGCGGAGAGAATCACCGATATGGTCTGTACGACATGGTTATGCTCAAGGACAACCACTTGGACTTTGCCGGTGGGATTGCTCCGGCAATTGCCAAGACCAAGGCCTATCTGGCCGAAAAAGGCAAGGACCTTAAAATTGAGGTGGAAGCTCGTGACTTAGAAGAGGTTAAAGCCATTCTGAGCGTTGGCGGCGTGGACCGCATCATGCTCGACAACTTCACCTACGCGGATACCCGTGAAGCTGTAGCGCTTATTGGGGACACCTGCGAAACAGAATCCAGCGGAGGCATCACGCACGAGACCATTCGCGAATACGCCGAATGCGGCGTAGACTTCATCAGCGTCGGGGCCTTGACCCACAGTGTGCACAACCTCGACATGAGTTTAAAAGCCGTCGAATGA
- the rlmH gene encoding 23S rRNA (pseudouridine(1915)-N(3))-methyltransferase RlmH, which translates to MKWVLLQVGKTDAGWLREGVQQYEKRLPHYLPFEVITIPDVKRVRDEKDQKEQEGRAILDKLKPADFMVLLDERGKSWTSRQLAEFVQRKMNESTKRLVFVIGGPYGFSPDVYQRANMKLSLSAMTFSHQMVRLFAVEQMYRAMTILRNEPYHHD; encoded by the coding sequence ATGAAATGGGTGCTTTTACAAGTAGGGAAAACCGACGCGGGCTGGCTTCGTGAAGGGGTACAGCAGTACGAAAAACGACTGCCGCATTACCTGCCGTTTGAGGTGATTACGATACCCGACGTCAAGCGTGTGCGGGATGAAAAGGACCAGAAGGAGCAGGAGGGACGTGCGATCTTGGACAAGCTGAAACCCGCTGATTTTATGGTGCTGCTCGATGAGCGCGGAAAATCCTGGACCTCTCGTCAGCTGGCGGAATTCGTTCAGCGTAAAATGAACGAAAGCACCAAGCGTCTGGTTTTTGTCATCGGTGGTCCCTACGGATTCTCGCCGGATGTATATCAGCGGGCGAACATGAAACTGTCCTTGAGTGCAATGACCTTTTCCCACCAAATGGTTCGGCTCTTTGCTGTGGAGCAGATGTATCGGGCCATGACCATTTTAAGAAATGAACCCTACCACCATGATTAG
- a CDS encoding non-canonical purine NTP diphosphatase produces MELVFATNNLNKLKEVQAMVPQHIKLLSLKDIGCEEDIPETQPTIEGNALQKARYIQEHYGRDCFADDTGLEVTALDGRPGVHSARYAGPERDDRENMFKVLHELENEADRSARFKTVIALIVDGHEKTFEGLANGHITEKPSGDGGFGYDPIFVFNGDTKTFAEITQDEKNAISHRARATEKLVQFLNKFY; encoded by the coding sequence ATGGAGCTCGTTTTTGCCACAAACAACCTCAATAAGCTCAAAGAAGTGCAGGCCATGGTGCCCCAGCACATAAAGCTGTTATCGCTCAAAGATATCGGATGTGAAGAGGACATTCCCGAAACGCAACCGACCATAGAAGGCAATGCCCTGCAAAAGGCTCGATACATTCAAGAACATTACGGTCGTGATTGCTTTGCGGACGACACCGGATTAGAGGTTACTGCTCTTGACGGGCGTCCGGGAGTGCACAGCGCACGATACGCGGGTCCTGAGCGAGATGATCGCGAGAACATGTTCAAGGTCCTGCACGAGCTGGAAAACGAAGCGGATCGAAGTGCTCGCTTTAAGACCGTAATAGCATTGATTGTGGACGGTCACGAGAAAACCTTTGAGGGATTGGCCAATGGGCACATCACCGAAAAGCCGTCAGGCGATGGAGGATTCGGGTACGATCCTATTTTTGTCTTCAATGGGGATACAAAAACCTTCGCCGAAATCACTCAGGACGAAAAGAACGCCATAAGCCATCGGGCGCGTGCGACGGAAAAACTCGTTCAGTTCCTAAATAAGTTCTACTAG